Proteins found in one Poecilia reticulata strain Guanapo linkage group LG6, Guppy_female_1.0+MT, whole genome shotgun sequence genomic segment:
- the lctlb gene encoding lactase-like protein isoform X2 has protein sequence MGSHPCSYIREDLISLCCRRTMQPRCGVSVCHVLVLVLCLSAAEDFDWTKNNHGSFYYGTFPTGFSWGAGGSAYQTEGAWDKDGKGLSIWDVFSHKKGKIQLNDTGDSSCESYYKIKDDISLMKEIRLNHHRFSISWPRIIPTGVKSDHVNGKGIQYYDELIDHLLENHITPIVTLYHWDLPQVLQEKYGGWQNISMVNHFNDFANLCFEKFGDRVKHWITFNNPWSVAVEGYETGEHAPGLKLRGTGAYRAAHHIIKAHAKVWHAYDTQWRGKQKGLVGISLSGDWGEPVDISNQKDIEAAERYVQFYLGWFATPVFHGDYPQVMKDFVGRKSVQQGLGTSRLPAFSSQEKSYIKGTCDFLGIGHFTTRYITHRNDPTGRSSNSYFTDRDLAELVDPRWPDPGSEWLYSVPWGFRRLLNFVKTQYGNPMIYVTENGVSEKMMCTELCDEWRIQYYKDYINEMLKAIRDGVNVKGYTAWSLLDKFEWDEGYSERFGLYYVDFRNKNKPRYPKASVQFYKRIISSNGFPNQREVENWRRKAVEMCSSSNQLLAADPLTSHMEMVTEIVVPTVCTLSILISAVLLMFLLRRRN, from the exons ATGGGCTCTCATCCCTGCTCATATATCAGGGAAGATCTCATCAGTTTGTGCTGCAGGAGAACCATGCAGCCCCGCTGTGGCGTCAGTGTGTGCCATGTGCTTGTGTTGGTGCTGTGTCTGTCTGCGGCTGAGGACTTCGACTGGACAAAGAACAACCACGGCTCCTTCTATTATGGCACTTTTCCAACTG GATTTTCATGGGGTGCCGGAGGTTCAGCCTATCAAACAGAAGGAGCCTGGGACAAAGATGGAAAAGGACTGAGCATCTGGGATGTGTTCAGTCACAAAAAGGGCAAAATCCAACTAAATGACACGGGGGATTCCTCCTGTGAAAGCTACTACAAGATCAAG GATGATATTTCTCTAATGAAGGAAATAAGGCTGAACCACCATCGCTTCTCCATCTCATGGCCCAGAATTATTCCCACTGGTGTAAAGT CTGACCATGTAAACGGAAAAGGAATACAGTACTATGATGAACTAATCGACCACCTACTGGAGAACCATATCACTCCCATTGTTACGCTGTATCACTGGGATCTGCCTCAG GTTTTACAAGAGAAATATGGTGGATGGCAAAACATAAGCATGGTCAATCATTTCAATGACTTCGCAAACCTTTGCTTTGAAAAATTTGGCGACAGAGTGAAGCACTGGATCACTTTCAACAATCCATGG TCTGTGGCTGTTGAAGGTTATGAGACAGGTGAGCACGCTCCTGGGCTGAAGCTGAGAGGAACTGGGGCTTATAGAGCTGCACATCACATCATAAAG GCACATGCCAAAGTTTGGCACGCTTATGATACACAAtggaggggaaaacaaaaag GTCTGGTGGGCATCTCTTTGTCGGGGGACTGGGGCGAGCCGGTGGATATCAGCAACCAGAAAGACATTGAAGCAGCAGAGAGATATGTACAGTTCTATCTGGGCTGGTTTGCCACACCCGTCTTTCATGGAGACTACCCTCAAGTAATGAAAGACTTTGTCG GAAGGAAGAGTGTGCAGCAGGGACTTGGGACATCTCGACTGCCTGCGTTTTCTTCACAAGAGAAGAGCTACATAAAGGGGACGTGTGACTTCCTTGGCATCGGCCATTTCACCACCCGGTACATCACCCACAGGAATGATCCAACAGGCCGTAGCAGCAACAGCTACTTCACAGACCGTGACCTGGCTGAGCTGGTGGACCCGCGGTGGCCTGATCCTGGGTCAGAATGGCTCTACTCTGTGCCATGGGGTTTCAGGCGTTTGCTGAATTTTGTCAAG ACTCAGTATGGGAACCCGATGATTTACGTGACTGAGAATGGAGTTTCTGAGAAGATGATGTGCACAGAGCTGTGTGATGAATGGAGGATACAATATTATAAAGACTACATCAATGAGATGCTAAAAG CTATCAGAGATGGAGTCAATGTAAAGGGCTACACTGCATGGTCTTTGCTGGACAAGTTTGAGTGGGACGAAGGTTACTCCGAGAGATTCGGCTTGTACTATGTGGACttcaggaacaaaaacaaacctcgATATCCGAAAGCTTCTGTGCAGTTTTACAAACGGATCATCAGCTCCAATGGATTTCCAAATCAAAGAGAG GTTGAAAACTGGAGGAGGAAGGCTGTTGAGATGTGTTCTTCCAGCAACCAGCTACTAGCAGCAG
- the lctlb gene encoding lactase-like protein isoform X1, which produces MGSHPCSYIREDLISLCCRRTMQPRCGVSVCHVLVLVLCLSAAEDFDWTKNNHGSFYYGTFPTGFSWGAGGSAYQTEGAWDKDGKGLSIWDVFSHKKGKIQLNDTGDSSCESYYKIKDDISLMKEIRLNHHRFSISWPRIIPTGVKSDHVNGKGIQYYDELIDHLLENHITPIVTLYHWDLPQVLQEKYGGWQNISMVNHFNDFANLCFEKFGDRVKHWITFNNPWSVAVEGYETGEHAPGLKLRGTGAYRAAHHIIKAHAKVWHAYDTQWRGKQKGLVGISLSGDWGEPVDISNQKDIEAAERYVQFYLGWFATPVFHGDYPQVMKDFVGRKSVQQGLGTSRLPAFSSQEKSYIKGTCDFLGIGHFTTRYITHRNDPTGRSSNSYFTDRDLAELVDPRWPDPGSEWLYSVPWGFRRLLNFVKTQYGNPMIYVTENGVSEKMMCTELCDEWRIQYYKDYINEMLKAIRDGVNVKGYTAWSLLDKFEWDEGYSERFGLYYVDFRNKNKPRYPKASVQFYKRIISSNGFPNQREVENWRRKAVEMCSSSNQLLAAEEQRSTAANILRLIHDPLTSHMEMVTEIVVPTVCTLSILISAVLLMFLLRRRN; this is translated from the exons ATGGGCTCTCATCCCTGCTCATATATCAGGGAAGATCTCATCAGTTTGTGCTGCAGGAGAACCATGCAGCCCCGCTGTGGCGTCAGTGTGTGCCATGTGCTTGTGTTGGTGCTGTGTCTGTCTGCGGCTGAGGACTTCGACTGGACAAAGAACAACCACGGCTCCTTCTATTATGGCACTTTTCCAACTG GATTTTCATGGGGTGCCGGAGGTTCAGCCTATCAAACAGAAGGAGCCTGGGACAAAGATGGAAAAGGACTGAGCATCTGGGATGTGTTCAGTCACAAAAAGGGCAAAATCCAACTAAATGACACGGGGGATTCCTCCTGTGAAAGCTACTACAAGATCAAG GATGATATTTCTCTAATGAAGGAAATAAGGCTGAACCACCATCGCTTCTCCATCTCATGGCCCAGAATTATTCCCACTGGTGTAAAGT CTGACCATGTAAACGGAAAAGGAATACAGTACTATGATGAACTAATCGACCACCTACTGGAGAACCATATCACTCCCATTGTTACGCTGTATCACTGGGATCTGCCTCAG GTTTTACAAGAGAAATATGGTGGATGGCAAAACATAAGCATGGTCAATCATTTCAATGACTTCGCAAACCTTTGCTTTGAAAAATTTGGCGACAGAGTGAAGCACTGGATCACTTTCAACAATCCATGG TCTGTGGCTGTTGAAGGTTATGAGACAGGTGAGCACGCTCCTGGGCTGAAGCTGAGAGGAACTGGGGCTTATAGAGCTGCACATCACATCATAAAG GCACATGCCAAAGTTTGGCACGCTTATGATACACAAtggaggggaaaacaaaaag GTCTGGTGGGCATCTCTTTGTCGGGGGACTGGGGCGAGCCGGTGGATATCAGCAACCAGAAAGACATTGAAGCAGCAGAGAGATATGTACAGTTCTATCTGGGCTGGTTTGCCACACCCGTCTTTCATGGAGACTACCCTCAAGTAATGAAAGACTTTGTCG GAAGGAAGAGTGTGCAGCAGGGACTTGGGACATCTCGACTGCCTGCGTTTTCTTCACAAGAGAAGAGCTACATAAAGGGGACGTGTGACTTCCTTGGCATCGGCCATTTCACCACCCGGTACATCACCCACAGGAATGATCCAACAGGCCGTAGCAGCAACAGCTACTTCACAGACCGTGACCTGGCTGAGCTGGTGGACCCGCGGTGGCCTGATCCTGGGTCAGAATGGCTCTACTCTGTGCCATGGGGTTTCAGGCGTTTGCTGAATTTTGTCAAG ACTCAGTATGGGAACCCGATGATTTACGTGACTGAGAATGGAGTTTCTGAGAAGATGATGTGCACAGAGCTGTGTGATGAATGGAGGATACAATATTATAAAGACTACATCAATGAGATGCTAAAAG CTATCAGAGATGGAGTCAATGTAAAGGGCTACACTGCATGGTCTTTGCTGGACAAGTTTGAGTGGGACGAAGGTTACTCCGAGAGATTCGGCTTGTACTATGTGGACttcaggaacaaaaacaaacctcgATATCCGAAAGCTTCTGTGCAGTTTTACAAACGGATCATCAGCTCCAATGGATTTCCAAATCAAAGAGAG GTTGAAAACTGGAGGAGGAAGGCTGTTGAGATGTGTTCTTCCAGCAACCAGCTACTAGCAGCAG
- the lctlb gene encoding lactase-like protein isoform X4: MGSHPCSYIREDLISLCCRRTMQPRCGVSVCHVLVLVLCLSAAEDFDWTKNNHGSFYYGTFPTGFSWGAGGSAYQTEGAWDKDGKGLSIWDVFSHKKGKIQLNDTGDSSCESYYKIKDDISLMKEIRLNHHRFSISWPRIIPTGVKSDHVNGKGIQYYDELIDHLLENHITPIVTLYHWDLPQVLQEKYGGWQNISMVNHFNDFANLCFEKFGDRVKHWITFNNPWSVAVEGYETGEHAPGLKLRGTGAYRAAHHIIKAHAKVWHAYDTQWRGKQKGLVGISLSGDWGEPVDISNQKDIEAAERYVQFYLGWFATPVFHGDYPQVMKDFVGRKSVQQGLGTSRLPAFSSQEKSYIKGTCDFLGIGHFTTRYITHRNDPTGRSSNSYFTDRDLAELVDPRWPDPGSEWLYSVPWGFRRLLNFVKTQYGNPMIYVTENGVSEKMMCTELCDEWRIQYYKDYINEMLKAIRDGVNVKGYTAWSLLDKFEWDEGYSERFGLYYVDFRNKNKPRYPKASVQFYKRIISSNGFPNQREVENWRRKAVEMCSSSNQLLAAARRKSKEHAEMPKVWPVHDEV, translated from the exons ATGGGCTCTCATCCCTGCTCATATATCAGGGAAGATCTCATCAGTTTGTGCTGCAGGAGAACCATGCAGCCCCGCTGTGGCGTCAGTGTGTGCCATGTGCTTGTGTTGGTGCTGTGTCTGTCTGCGGCTGAGGACTTCGACTGGACAAAGAACAACCACGGCTCCTTCTATTATGGCACTTTTCCAACTG GATTTTCATGGGGTGCCGGAGGTTCAGCCTATCAAACAGAAGGAGCCTGGGACAAAGATGGAAAAGGACTGAGCATCTGGGATGTGTTCAGTCACAAAAAGGGCAAAATCCAACTAAATGACACGGGGGATTCCTCCTGTGAAAGCTACTACAAGATCAAG GATGATATTTCTCTAATGAAGGAAATAAGGCTGAACCACCATCGCTTCTCCATCTCATGGCCCAGAATTATTCCCACTGGTGTAAAGT CTGACCATGTAAACGGAAAAGGAATACAGTACTATGATGAACTAATCGACCACCTACTGGAGAACCATATCACTCCCATTGTTACGCTGTATCACTGGGATCTGCCTCAG GTTTTACAAGAGAAATATGGTGGATGGCAAAACATAAGCATGGTCAATCATTTCAATGACTTCGCAAACCTTTGCTTTGAAAAATTTGGCGACAGAGTGAAGCACTGGATCACTTTCAACAATCCATGG TCTGTGGCTGTTGAAGGTTATGAGACAGGTGAGCACGCTCCTGGGCTGAAGCTGAGAGGAACTGGGGCTTATAGAGCTGCACATCACATCATAAAG GCACATGCCAAAGTTTGGCACGCTTATGATACACAAtggaggggaaaacaaaaag GTCTGGTGGGCATCTCTTTGTCGGGGGACTGGGGCGAGCCGGTGGATATCAGCAACCAGAAAGACATTGAAGCAGCAGAGAGATATGTACAGTTCTATCTGGGCTGGTTTGCCACACCCGTCTTTCATGGAGACTACCCTCAAGTAATGAAAGACTTTGTCG GAAGGAAGAGTGTGCAGCAGGGACTTGGGACATCTCGACTGCCTGCGTTTTCTTCACAAGAGAAGAGCTACATAAAGGGGACGTGTGACTTCCTTGGCATCGGCCATTTCACCACCCGGTACATCACCCACAGGAATGATCCAACAGGCCGTAGCAGCAACAGCTACTTCACAGACCGTGACCTGGCTGAGCTGGTGGACCCGCGGTGGCCTGATCCTGGGTCAGAATGGCTCTACTCTGTGCCATGGGGTTTCAGGCGTTTGCTGAATTTTGTCAAG ACTCAGTATGGGAACCCGATGATTTACGTGACTGAGAATGGAGTTTCTGAGAAGATGATGTGCACAGAGCTGTGTGATGAATGGAGGATACAATATTATAAAGACTACATCAATGAGATGCTAAAAG CTATCAGAGATGGAGTCAATGTAAAGGGCTACACTGCATGGTCTTTGCTGGACAAGTTTGAGTGGGACGAAGGTTACTCCGAGAGATTCGGCTTGTACTATGTGGACttcaggaacaaaaacaaacctcgATATCCGAAAGCTTCTGTGCAGTTTTACAAACGGATCATCAGCTCCAATGGATTTCCAAATCAAAGAGAG GTTGAAAACTGGAGGAGGAAGGCTGTTGAGATGTGTTCTTCCAGCAACCAGCTACTAGCAGCAG CTAGAAGAAAATCCAAGGAACATGCTGAGATGCCAAAGGTTTGGCCAGTGCATGATGAAGTTTAG
- the snapc5 gene encoding snRNA-activating protein complex subunit 5 produces the protein MHSRLQELKKEEETLLKIKVMLQDQLNRLKFEEGALKSIISAQTEGASHDPSPENEVQINLDDETEINRTKLLLNSAEDYDMEEEDEDDDDEENEYDEEDDDNEFEFVPEADEEDDDY, from the exons ATGCACAGCCGTTTGCAGGAGCTGAAGAAGGAAGAGGAGACTCTCCTCAAAATCAAAGTCATGCTACAAGACCAGCTGAACCGCTTGAAG TTTGAAGAAGGGGCCTTGAAGTCCATCATCAGCGCTCAAACAGAAGGAGCTTCACATGACCCCTCGCCAGAAAATGAG GTGCAGATTAATCTCGACGATGAGACCGAAATCAATCGAACCAAACTCTTGCTGAATAGTGCTGAGGATTATGACATGGAGGAAGAAGACGAAGATGACGACGACGAGGAGAATGAAtatgatgaagaggatgatgaCAATGAGTTTGAATTTGTGCCTGAAGCagatgaggaggatgatgattACTAA
- the lctlb gene encoding lactase-like protein isoform X3 has protein sequence MQPRCGVSVCHVLVLVLCLSAAEDFDWTKNNHGSFYYGTFPTGFSWGAGGSAYQTEGAWDKDGKGLSIWDVFSHKKGKIQLNDTGDSSCESYYKIKDDISLMKEIRLNHHRFSISWPRIIPTGVKSDHVNGKGIQYYDELIDHLLENHITPIVTLYHWDLPQVLQEKYGGWQNISMVNHFNDFANLCFEKFGDRVKHWITFNNPWSVAVEGYETGEHAPGLKLRGTGAYRAAHHIIKAHAKVWHAYDTQWRGKQKGLVGISLSGDWGEPVDISNQKDIEAAERYVQFYLGWFATPVFHGDYPQVMKDFVGRKSVQQGLGTSRLPAFSSQEKSYIKGTCDFLGIGHFTTRYITHRNDPTGRSSNSYFTDRDLAELVDPRWPDPGSEWLYSVPWGFRRLLNFVKTQYGNPMIYVTENGVSEKMMCTELCDEWRIQYYKDYINEMLKAIRDGVNVKGYTAWSLLDKFEWDEGYSERFGLYYVDFRNKNKPRYPKASVQFYKRIISSNGFPNQREVENWRRKAVEMCSSSNQLLAAEEQRSTAANILRLIHDPLTSHMEMVTEIVVPTVCTLSILISAVLLMFLLRRRN, from the exons ATGCAGCCCCGCTGTGGCGTCAGTGTGTGCCATGTGCTTGTGTTGGTGCTGTGTCTGTCTGCGGCTGAGGACTTCGACTGGACAAAGAACAACCACGGCTCCTTCTATTATGGCACTTTTCCAACTG GATTTTCATGGGGTGCCGGAGGTTCAGCCTATCAAACAGAAGGAGCCTGGGACAAAGATGGAAAAGGACTGAGCATCTGGGATGTGTTCAGTCACAAAAAGGGCAAAATCCAACTAAATGACACGGGGGATTCCTCCTGTGAAAGCTACTACAAGATCAAG GATGATATTTCTCTAATGAAGGAAATAAGGCTGAACCACCATCGCTTCTCCATCTCATGGCCCAGAATTATTCCCACTGGTGTAAAGT CTGACCATGTAAACGGAAAAGGAATACAGTACTATGATGAACTAATCGACCACCTACTGGAGAACCATATCACTCCCATTGTTACGCTGTATCACTGGGATCTGCCTCAG GTTTTACAAGAGAAATATGGTGGATGGCAAAACATAAGCATGGTCAATCATTTCAATGACTTCGCAAACCTTTGCTTTGAAAAATTTGGCGACAGAGTGAAGCACTGGATCACTTTCAACAATCCATGG TCTGTGGCTGTTGAAGGTTATGAGACAGGTGAGCACGCTCCTGGGCTGAAGCTGAGAGGAACTGGGGCTTATAGAGCTGCACATCACATCATAAAG GCACATGCCAAAGTTTGGCACGCTTATGATACACAAtggaggggaaaacaaaaag GTCTGGTGGGCATCTCTTTGTCGGGGGACTGGGGCGAGCCGGTGGATATCAGCAACCAGAAAGACATTGAAGCAGCAGAGAGATATGTACAGTTCTATCTGGGCTGGTTTGCCACACCCGTCTTTCATGGAGACTACCCTCAAGTAATGAAAGACTTTGTCG GAAGGAAGAGTGTGCAGCAGGGACTTGGGACATCTCGACTGCCTGCGTTTTCTTCACAAGAGAAGAGCTACATAAAGGGGACGTGTGACTTCCTTGGCATCGGCCATTTCACCACCCGGTACATCACCCACAGGAATGATCCAACAGGCCGTAGCAGCAACAGCTACTTCACAGACCGTGACCTGGCTGAGCTGGTGGACCCGCGGTGGCCTGATCCTGGGTCAGAATGGCTCTACTCTGTGCCATGGGGTTTCAGGCGTTTGCTGAATTTTGTCAAG ACTCAGTATGGGAACCCGATGATTTACGTGACTGAGAATGGAGTTTCTGAGAAGATGATGTGCACAGAGCTGTGTGATGAATGGAGGATACAATATTATAAAGACTACATCAATGAGATGCTAAAAG CTATCAGAGATGGAGTCAATGTAAAGGGCTACACTGCATGGTCTTTGCTGGACAAGTTTGAGTGGGACGAAGGTTACTCCGAGAGATTCGGCTTGTACTATGTGGACttcaggaacaaaaacaaacctcgATATCCGAAAGCTTCTGTGCAGTTTTACAAACGGATCATCAGCTCCAATGGATTTCCAAATCAAAGAGAG GTTGAAAACTGGAGGAGGAAGGCTGTTGAGATGTGTTCTTCCAGCAACCAGCTACTAGCAGCAG